CTCGAGACACCAATCCCGTACCTGCTGACGGCACTTGGAACCGCGATAGATGGAGGGCATGTCGGCAGCGTACTCCCCCAGCCCGGCTCCGGAACCGGGCCGGGACTTGAGCGCTCGGGCCGGCATGAGTCAACGGCCCGGCCGCCGTAGCCGTCGCCTTCACTCCGGCGGTGAACCGGCGGAGACCTGGGATCGCCCGGCGCTGTGCGAGCACACGAACAGCACGCTGGGCTGGGGCTGCTGACCGGACTCGGACATGGCCTTACCACCTCCCTGACGGAGCCGTCACCGTCGACACCGGGTGGCGGCCAACGGAAAGCTACGCCGGGGCGCCCCGTCCGAGGAGGCTGCCGCCTGGGATGTCACCACCGTTCAACGCAGCCGAGCGGCTCAGGGCGTCCGGCGGGCGGTGATGGCCCGGCGTATGCCGTAGGCGGCGACGCCGAGAGCGAGGACTGCGGTGCCCCATGCGATGGAAGCGGCGGGCAGGGTGAAGGCCAGCAGCAGGCACCCGGTCAGGCCGAGCGCGGGGACGATGCGGGGCGGGCGCCTCTCGTCCGGAGTGAGTGTCCAGGCCGAGGCGTTGGCTACGGCGTAGTAGACGAGAACGCCGAAGGAGGAGAAGCCGATCGCGCCGCGCAGGTCGGTGGTGGCGCTCAGGATCGCGACGACGGCGCCCACCAGCAGTTCGGCGCGGTGCGGCACTTGGAAGCGCGGGTGGACGTCGGCCAGGACGTGCGGCAGATGCCGGTCGCGGGCCATTGCCAGAGTGGTCCGGGAGACGCCAAGGATCAGGGCGAGCAGGGAGCCGAGCGCGGCGACGGCCGCCCCGAGCCGCACGACGGGCGCCAGCCAGTTCGCGCCGGCGGCGCGCACCGCCTCCGACAGCGAAGCGGCCGCCTCTGCCAGCCCGACCGGGCCGAGCACGGTCAAGACGGCTACGGCCACCGCTGCGTATACGACCAGGGTGAGGGCCAGGGCGAGCGGGATGGCGCGGGGGATGGTGCGCGCGGGATCGCGGACTTCCTCGCCGAGGGTGGCGATGCGGGCGTACCCGGCGAAGGCGAAGAACAGCAGGCCCGCGGCCTGCAGGACGCCGATGACGCCGGCGTCGGAGCCGACGTCCAGGCGGGTCGTGTCCGTCGCCGAGGAGGTGAGGCTCGCGACCACGACCGCCGCCAGCACTGCCAGGACGACGGCGACGACGGCTCGGGTGAGCCATGCGCTCTTCTGGATCCCGGCGTAGTTGACGGCTGTCAGTGCCACCACCGCGGCGACCGCGACGGCGTGGGCGTGGCCGGGCCAGACGTACGAGCCGACGGTGAGCGCCATCGCGGCGCAGGAGGCGGTCTTGCCGATCACGAAGGCCCAGCCGGCCAGGTAGCCCCAGAAGTCGCCGAGCCGTTCGCGCCCGTAGACGTAGGTGCCGCCGGAGGCGGGATAGCGGGCGGCCAGCCGGGCGGAGGACGTGGCATTGCAGTAGGCCACCACCGCGGCCACCGCCAGACCGACCAATAGGCCGGAGCCGGCTGCGCGGGCGGCCGGGGCGAGCGCCGCGAAGATGCCGGCGCCGATCATCGAGCCCAGCCCGATCAGCACGGCGTCAGTGACGCCGAGGCGCCGCTGGAGCTGAGGTGATGCGGTCTCGGTGGGCTGACCCATGACGTGCCTCCGTCGTCCGGCGGTGGGGCCGCGATGGCCCCCGCCAGCAAGGTACATCAACTGTGTTTGATGTATTCTCGCTGTATGAGGTCCTCGGGTCATGCCGCCCCGGCGTTTGTGCACCTGGCCGCTCATCCGCTGCGGTGGCGGCTGCTGACCGAGCTGGCCGCAAGCGACTACCGGGTCCGGGAACTGGTGGAACGGGTCGGCCAGCCGCAGAACCTGGTCTCCTACCATCTGCGACTGCTGCGCGGAGGCGGGCTGGTCACCGCCCGCCGCAGCAGCTTCGACGGCCGTGACAGCTACTACCACCTGGACCTGGAGCGTTGCGCGCACGCACTCGCCGATGCCGGCACCGCCCTGCACCCGGCGCTGGGATTCGATCCCACCTCCTCGCCGCCGTCCACACCGCCACCCACGAGGTCCGCCGTGCTGTTCGCCTGCACCGGCAACAGCGCCCGCTCACCGATCGCCGAGGCGCTGCTGCGGCACCGCACGCACGGTCAGGTCGAGGTGACCAGCGCCGGCAGCCACCCCAAACCCCGCATCCACCCCGACGCGGTGCGGGTCCTGCGTGAGCACCACGGGATCGACATCTCCAGTCGGCGTCCGCAACACCTGGACACCTTGGCCGACCGCCGGTTCGACTACGTGATCAGCCTGTGCGACAAGGTCCGCGAGGTCTGCCCCGACTTCGGCGACCGCCCGCGGCTGGCTCACTGGAGTATCCCCGACCCCGCCCCGGCCGGCGGCGACGAACCGGCCGGCTACCCCGCCTTCGTCCGCACGGCGGCAGAGATCGACACCCGCATCCGCTACCTGCTGCCGCTGCTCGCCCGCACGCCACAGGAGGTCAAGCCATGACAAGGCCCGATCAGTTCGCCAGCGTCCGGTACCTCGTCGACGACGTCCAGGAGGCCGTCGACTTCTACACCACCCATCTGGGCTTCACCCTCCGCAGCAACCCTGCCCCGGCCTTCGCCGACGTGGTGCGAGGGCCGCTGCGGCTGCTGCTGTCCGGCCCCGCCAGCTCCGGTGCCCGCGCCACCCCCAGCGGCGCCGGCGCCGGACGCAACCGCATCCACCTGATCGTTGACAACCTCGACACCGAGATCGACCGGCTCCGCGACGCCGGACTGACCTTCCACAGCGATGTGGTCTCCGGCCCCGGCGGACGCCAGATCCTGCTCACCGACCCCGCAGGCAACCTCATCGAACTGTTCGAATCTGCCCATTAGGTGAGCCGCCTTCTTCTTCACTCCGGCCCCGAAAGGATCAGCGATCCGCGGCGTCGCCTATGGCCTCGGGCTGCTTCCCGGCCGCCCGCCTATGACCGAGCCTTTTCAGCGTGGCCACTGATCGGGTGACGGCTTCGGCGTCCGCAACGCACGAGGCTCCCCTGCCGTTGAGGGAGGTGTTCGACGTCTCAACTCATCGGCGCAGTAGCCTCGTTGGTTCCCAACCCTGCCGCACTCGACCTGCCCACGCCCTGGTCGAGTGGGTAACCATGCTCATCGTCACCCGCGAGGGTGAACGCCGCTGCAAGCTCCACCGCACCAGCCCTGGTCGGCCTGGTGTACCTGCGCCGGCACGACACCCTCGCCCAACTCGCCGTCGGCTTCGGCATCTCCGTCGGCACCGCCCACGCCTACACGGCAGCCGTCGTCGACCTGCTCGCCGACCGCGCGCCCGGACTGCTGCGCGCCCTGCGCGAAGCCGCCCCGGACTACGTCCTGATCGGCGGCACCCTGGCAGAGTGCGACCGGGTCGGCGACAGCCGGGCCGACTTCTCCCACAAGCAGCGACGACATGGGGGCGCAGAGGCGACCAGCTACCACAAGACGGAGTTCGGGGCGAAGTACCACCAGTGCTTCGAGAAGACCGGCCCGGACGGGCAGCCGACAACGCGCGCACGCGACTCGTGCGCGGACGGGCGCGGTCGGTGGTGGCCATCGGTGTACTCCTGACGTGCGGCTCAGCGTACGGATCCGGCCATCACGCGGACGGCGGGGGCCGGCGTATGCATCCAGTGATCCACAGGCCCCGGGTGGTGCGCACGCTGAGAGGAACGTCTCCGCCGGTCCTCGCCGCCCCTTGTCGCCATCGGGAGCGGGCTCGGCGACGCGGACGAGGAGCAGACTCGCCTATGGCGGCGAGGGCTGCCAGGTGAGGGAGACTTCCGTGCGGCTGCTGTCAGGGCTGGGTCCGTAGGTGCGGCCGACTGACGCTGCTGGGCCCGCGTCCGCGCTGGCCGAATTTCGCTGAAGCGTGCGGGTCAGCGTTCGGCGCCCCGCTTGAAGGTCGAACGGGCCCACTGGTAGCCGACCAGCCCGAGCCGGCGCACAAGGCGGGAGCCGTCCACGCGTCGTTGCCGATCCATTTCCGCACGCAGTCTGGACCGTGCGTCCGTACCCGTCGAGTCACGCGTCCGGGTGAGTGCGAATGAGCGTGTCGAGTCGCTGCCATGCCGGAGATGAGGCGTTGACCGTTCCCTGGATGAGGGCGGGGATCTCGGAGGTTGCATCGAGCTGGGGCGGTTCGTCGGGTCCGTAGCGTTCCCGGGTCGCCTCGACGATCCGGCGGGCGAGGTCGTCGATGCGGGGATCGTCCTCGTCGAGGTCGTGCGCGTGGTCGTAGTCCAGGAAGAGCTGCCGCAGCGCCGGGTCGGCCAGGGTCTCGGCCTGGTCGTGAAACAGGGTGATCGCGCGGTCCGGGTGGGTGGCGAACACGAGGATCCACAGGTCGCGTTGCAGGTCCACCCAACGAGGGGTGAACCCCCAGCGGGCCAAATCCTCCAGATGGGCACCGACCTCGGCGGGCAGCGGCGCCAGCTGCCCGGCGGCGAGCCGGCGCAGGCGCTCCTGCGTTGTCCGCAGGCCACGGATGCGGGCCGTGAGCTCGTCGTCGATCTCGCGCAGCGCCTCCTGGAACTCCTCGTCGGGCGCTGATCGCAGGTCCCGGATACGGGCCAGGGGCACGCCGGCTTCGGCAAGCGTCCGGATCTTGATCAGGGCGATGGCATCGTTCGCGCCGTATCGCCGGTAGCCGGACGCATCGCGGTCGGGCTCGGGGAGCAGCCCTTTGTCGTGGTAGACGCGGATGGTCTTGATCGACACTCCGACGTACCTCGCCAGCTGCCCGATGGTGATCACCCGGCCATCGTCCCACTTGACCCTTCCCCTGGGGCAGGGTTGCAGCATGGCGTCATGTCGAACATGAATCCCGATCGGGAGACCCTGCGCGAGCTGGCCGATGAGGGCAACGAGACCGCTTTGGACCGGCTGGCCGACCTCGCCGACACAGCCGGCGACCTCGGGGAGCTGAGCGAGCTGTTGGACGAGGGGTCCATGCACGCCGGGTTCCTGCTCACGCGACGCGCGGTGGCGACCGGCGACCTGCGCGAACTGCAACGGATTTCCGACGCCGGGTACGACGAGGCCGGCAACGAGCTGGACCGGCTGTTGAAGGCACCGGCCGACGGGACGCAGGACTGAGGATCCGAGCGGCCGCTGCGGTGGGGTCCAGGCCGTGGCCATCGGGTTCGGCTCGCCGCTGGCGTGCTCGGGCCAACTGTTCGACATGGCCGAACCCGGTGCGCGTGAGCGATAGGCGGTGAGGAGGGCCGGCGCCTGCTGCGGATCATCCGCTGAGGTACCGGTTCGGTGGTCACCCGGCGCTCGGATGGTGCTTCTGTCCGCCCAGGGTATGGCGGTGGCGAGGACCGCCGGGCGACGTTCACTGTGCGACGGCCGGGTCGACATGGCCGGCACGATGACGAGCACGAGGCCGGTGACCGTACAGATGAGCGGCTGCTCTCACTCCAGACCGGAAACCTTGAACACCGTCCGGGCCGTCTCCCGGTCGATCCGCTGCGACAGCCGGAGCAGCGTGATTGTCCCGCACGTCAGTGATCCGCGGTTGGCGGAGACGTGCGCGTCCTCGTTGAGGCGGTGCCACAGCGGTGGGTTGGCGATCAGAACGCGGGGGTCGATTTCGAGCCGCCCGCCGAACGTGTCGCGCAGTACGAGCCGCTGTCCGACACCGTCCAGGCATCGGACGGACACCAGGTGGCCGGTGTGGATCCGCCGCTCCCGCAGCAGCCCGCGCGAGGCCAGCCAGCCCTCGCCCGCAGCCACCCGAGGCGGGAACAGCACCAGGAAGAACACGACGGCGAGGGCGGCCCAGAGCGCGCCGCGCCAGAGTGTGCAGCTGCCGGCGACCCAGTCGATCACTAGCAGGAGGCTGAGGAGAACGGCTGAACAGTGGATCGAGCTGCGTAGGTCCGCGGCCCAGAGGTGGTCGTATGCCACTTCGGAGGGCTGGTGCGCGAGAGCCCTGACCGCGTCGTCCCGCGGATCGTCGGCGTGTCTCATGGCGCTGACGCTAGGTACCGAGACGGCCGACGCCTCGCGTCTTGATGTCTCCCTGATGAGCCCCCTGCCCGATTTTGACGCCACGGCCATGGCGGGCGCGGGAGCCAGGTTCTTGGCTCGCGACCGTCGTGTACGTCACGAGGGCGTCAACGCCCCGCCAAAGTTGGACGGTTCAGCGCGAAGAATGCGCAAGGAGCCTGTGTACGCAGCCGGAAGCGGGCGGAACCTGGGCTGGCCCGCGCACCGCCTCCCCGCGTGCGCGGGCCCTACGTGGTACCTGGCCGTGAGCGGTCGTACGTGACAGCCCGCATCCCATGTCCGTTCTGACCGCCGAGACCGGCGCAGCCCCCGCCGACGACGATCCCCCGGATACCGGCGAGCGCCACCGGCTCACCGCCCTCACGGGGCTGGCCGCCCTCTCACTCGACGCGATGGCCTCGGTGGCGTACGGCCCCGAGGCGATCGTCCTGGTGCTGGCCGCCGCCGGTGCGCACGGCCTCGGCTTCACACACGCATCTGGGCGTGCGGACGAGTCTGGTGGCCGCCACCTCGCTCGTCCTGGACTACGTGCTCAACGTGGCGGTGGTCGTGACCGCCGGTGTCGCTGCCCCGGCCTGTACGGCGAGAGGCTGTGGCTGTGCCTGGCCGTGCTCATCGTGGTGGGGCTGTTCCGCTCCGCGCCCGTGAGTACTCACGCCGCGTCCGGACACGTCTCGGTCCTCGCCGACAACGCCACCACCGTTGGTGCACTGCTGCTGAAGGCTTTCGCCTCCGGGTGCAGCGCGCTGACGGGCGTCGAAGCCCTCGCCAACGCCGTGCCGTCGTTCCGGGTGCCGCGCGTCAGGCGGGCCCAGCGGGCGGAGGTCGCCCTCGGCGGCGTGCTCGGTGTGATGGCCGGGCTGCTGGTCTTCTCCGGCGGCAACACGAACACCCTTGTTCCGCTGTTCGCCATCGGCGTCTTCGTCGGCTTCACCATCGCCCAGGTCGGCATGGTCCGGCACCGGCGGCGAGCGAGGAGAGGGATGGCACGGCAAGGCGGTGCTGAACGGCCTGGGCGCGGTCCTCACGGGGGTGTCGGCCGTCGTGGTCACAGTGACCAAGTTCGAGGAGGGTGCCTGGCTGCTCGTCATCGCCCTGCCGCTGCTGGTCGCCGCATTCGAGGCGGTGCACCGGGCGTACACGCGAATCGGCGAGCGGCTCGGCCTGGGCCGCACACCGGAGCCGCCGCACCGAGACCGATCCGTTGTGATCGTCCCGGTGTCCAACCTGTCCCTGCTGACCTGCGAAGCCATCGCCGCGTACGTACGAGGGGTCGCCGGGCGGGGCGCGGTCGTCGCGCATGCCGTACGCCAGGACACGGACGCGGTGATCTGCCCCGGGAGGAGCTGGTCCGGCACCCGCGGGGGAGCCCGGCGTATGGGTTCCGTCAAGAGTGAACGGGCCGCCGTATGGGAGGCGTCAACGGCGGCCGCATCGGGTCGGTGAGGCGCTTTCCTCTAATCGTCCGTTCGATCCGAACCTCATCTAGGAGCTCGCGATGGCCGATCTGGCCTTCGTCGTCACCACGATCGCGGTCTTCGCGCTGGTGGCTCTCGTCGCCAAGGGGGTGACGAAGCTGTGACCGTCGAGAACATCATCGGCCTGATCGTGGCCGTCGCCCTGCTGGGCTATCTCGTCCTCGCCCTGATCTTCCCGGAGAGGTTCTGAGTCCTGATATGAGCCCCGTCCTCGCCGGTGTGCTCCAGTTGCTCGCGCTGATAGCGGCGCTGGCCCTGGCATACCGACCGCTCGGCGACTACATGGCCCGGGTCTACTCCTCCGACAAGCACCTGCGTGTCGAGAAGTGGATCTACAAGGGCATCGGCGCCAACCCGAACACCGAGATGCGCTGGCCCGCCTATCTGCGCGGCGTCCTCGCCTTCTCCGCGGTGAGTGTTCTCTTCCTGTATCTGCTGCAGCGCGTGCAGGGCAGCCTGCCCGGCTCGCTGGGCTTCTCCTCGATCGACCCCGACCAGGCGTTCAACACCGCGGCCTCCTTCGTGTCGAACACCAACTGGCAGTCGTACTACGGCGAACAGGCCATGGGTCACGTCGTGCAGACCGGCGGGCTGGCGGTGCAGAACTTCCTGTCCGCCGCGGTCGGGATCGCCGTCGCGGTGGCTCTGGTGCGCGGCTTCGCCCGCTCGCGGACCGGGGAACTGGGCAACTTCTGGGCCGACATGGTGCGCGGTGTCGTCCGCATCCTGCTGCCGCTCTCAGTGGTCGCCGCGATCGTGCTGGTCGCCTGCGGTGCCATCCAGAACTTCTCCGGGATCCACTCCGTGGGCCAGTTCATGGGCGGCTCGCAGGAGTGGAACGGCGGCGCGGTCGCCTCTCAGGAGGCCATCAAGGAGGTGGGCACCAACGGCGGCGGGTATTTCAACGCCAACAGCGCGCATCCCTTCGAGAACCCCAACGCGTTCTCGAACCTCTTCGAGATCTTCCTGCTTCTGCTGATCCCGTTCGCGCTGACGCGGACCTTCGGCCGGATGGTCGGCTCGCTGCGGCAGGGCTACGCGATCCTCGCGACGATGGCGACCATCTGGGTCGGCTTCATCTGCCTGATGTGGTGGACCGAGTTCACCCACCACGGTCCGGCGTTCGAGATCGCGGGCGGGGCGATGGAGGGCAAGGAGACCCGCTTCGGCATCGGCGCCTCGTCGATCTTCTCGATCTCCACGACGCTCACCTCGACCGGTGCGGTGGACTCCTTCCACTCGTCCAACACAGGTCTAGGCGGCGGGCTGAACCTGCTGGGCATGCAGCTCGGCGAGATCGCACCCGGCGGTGTGGGCTCCGGCCTCTACGGCATGCTGATCATGGCGATCATCGCGGTGTTCATCGCCGGCCTGATGGTCGGCCGCACGCCCGAGTACCTGGGCAAGAAGATCGGCACGAGCCAGATCAAGCTGGCGGCCTGCTACATCCTCATCACCCCGGCGCTGGTACTCATCTTCACCGCCGCGGCGATGGCGCTGCCGACTCCGGGCAACTCGATGACCAACTCGGGCGCGCACGGTTTCTCCGAGATCCTGTACGCGTACACGTCGGGCGCCAACAACAACGGCTCGGCCTTCGCCGGTCTGAACGCGGACACGCAGTGGTTCAACACCACGATCGGCATCGCGATGCTCCTCGGGCGTTTCCTGCCGATGGTGTTCGTGCTGGCGCTGGCCGGCTCGCTGGCCGAGCAGAAGCCGGTGCCGGCTACCGCGGGCACGCTGCGCACCGAGAAGCCGCTGTTCACCGGGCTGTTGGTGGGCGCGATCCTGATCATCACCGGTCTGACCTACTTCCCGGCCCTGGCGCTGGGACCGCTGGCCGAGGGGCTGGCGTCATGACCACCGACGTAACGAATCAAGAGGACTCGATGTCCACCTCGACTCCG
The nucleotide sequence above comes from Streptomyces sp. NL15-2K. Encoded proteins:
- the kdpF gene encoding K(+)-transporting ATPase subunit F, coding for MTVENIIGLIVAVALLGYLVLALIFPERF
- a CDS encoding ArsR family transcriptional regulator, with the translated sequence MRSSGHAAPAFVHLAAHPLRWRLLTELAASDYRVRELVERVGQPQNLVSYHLRLLRGGGLVTARRSSFDGRDSYYHLDLERCAHALADAGTALHPALGFDPTSSPPSTPPPTRSAVLFACTGNSARSPIAEALLRHRTHGQVEVTSAGSHPKPRIHPDAVRVLREHHGIDISSRRPQHLDTLADRRFDYVISLCDKVREVCPDFGDRPRLAHWSIPDPAPAGGDEPAGYPAFVRTAAEIDTRIRYLLPLLARTPQEVKP
- a CDS encoding APC family permease — translated: MGQPTETASPQLQRRLGVTDAVLIGLGSMIGAGIFAALAPAARAAGSGLLVGLAVAAVVAYCNATSSARLAARYPASGGTYVYGRERLGDFWGYLAGWAFVIGKTASCAAMALTVGSYVWPGHAHAVAVAAVVALTAVNYAGIQKSAWLTRAVVAVVLAVLAAVVVASLTSSATDTTRLDVGSDAGVIGVLQAAGLLFFAFAGYARIATLGEEVRDPARTIPRAIPLALALTLVVYAAVAVAVLTVLGPVGLAEAAASLSEAVRAAGANWLAPVVRLGAAVAALGSLLALILGVSRTTLAMARDRHLPHVLADVHPRFQVPHRAELLVGAVVAILSATTDLRGAIGFSSFGVLVYYAVANASAWTLTPDERRPPRIVPALGLTGCLLLAFTLPAASIAWGTAVLALGVAAYGIRRAITARRTP
- a CDS encoding VOC family protein, which encodes MTRPDQFASVRYLVDDVQEAVDFYTTHLGFTLRSNPAPAFADVVRGPLRLLLSGPASSGARATPSGAGAGRNRIHLIVDNLDTEIDRLRDAGLTFHSDVVSGPGGRQILLTDPAGNLIELFESAH
- a CDS encoding MerR family transcriptional regulator produces the protein MITIGQLARYVGVSIKTIRVYHDKGLLPEPDRDASGYRRYGANDAIALIKIRTLAEAGVPLARIRDLRSAPDEEFQEALREIDDELTARIRGLRTTQERLRRLAAGQLAPLPAEVGAHLEDLARWGFTPRWVDLQRDLWILVFATHPDRAITLFHDQAETLADPALRQLFLDYDHAHDLDEDDPRIDDLARRIVEATRERYGPDEPPQLDATSEIPALIQGTVNASSPAWQRLDTLIRTHPDA
- the kdpA gene encoding potassium-transporting ATPase subunit KdpA, which produces MSPVLAGVLQLLALIAALALAYRPLGDYMARVYSSDKHLRVEKWIYKGIGANPNTEMRWPAYLRGVLAFSAVSVLFLYLLQRVQGSLPGSLGFSSIDPDQAFNTAASFVSNTNWQSYYGEQAMGHVVQTGGLAVQNFLSAAVGIAVAVALVRGFARSRTGELGNFWADMVRGVVRILLPLSVVAAIVLVACGAIQNFSGIHSVGQFMGGSQEWNGGAVASQEAIKEVGTNGGGYFNANSAHPFENPNAFSNLFEIFLLLLIPFALTRTFGRMVGSLRQGYAILATMATIWVGFICLMWWTEFTHHGPAFEIAGGAMEGKETRFGIGASSIFSISTTLTSTGAVDSFHSSNTGLGGGLNLLGMQLGEIAPGGVGSGLYGMLIMAIIAVFIAGLMVGRTPEYLGKKIGTSQIKLAACYILITPALVLIFTAAAMALPTPGNSMTNSGAHGFSEILYAYTSGANNNGSAFAGLNADTQWFNTTIGIAMLLGRFLPMVFVLALAGSLAEQKPVPATAGTLRTEKPLFTGLLVGAILIITGLTYFPALALGPLAEGLAS